From a single Coturnix japonica isolate 7356 chromosome 18, Coturnix japonica 2.1, whole genome shotgun sequence genomic region:
- the AANAT gene encoding serotonin N-acetyltransferase, which yields MPMLSAVPFLKPTPPQGPRSSPGRQRRHTLPASEFRCLSPEDAVSVFEIEREAFISVSGDCPLHLDEIRHFLTLCPELSLGWFEEGRLVAFIIGSLWDQDRLSQAALTLHKPRGTAVHIHVLAVHRTFRQQGKGSILMWRYLQYLRCLPCARRAVLMCEHFLVPFYEKCGFKAVGPCQVTVGALAFIEMRHEVRGHAFMRRNSGC from the exons ATGCCGATGCTCAGCGCGGTGCCGTTCCTGAAGCCCACCCCCCCGCAGGGACCCCGCAGTTCCCCCGGCCGCCAACGCCGGCACACACTGCCCGCCAGCGAGTTCCGCTGCCTCAGCCCCGAGGATGCCGTCAGCGTGTTTGAGATCGAGAGGGAAG CCTTCATCTCTGTCTCCGGCGACTGCCCGCTGCACCTGGATGAGATCCGGCACTTCCTGACGCTGTGCCCGGAGCTCTCTCTCGGCTGGTTCGAGGAAGGTCGCCTGGTGGCTTTTATCATCGGCTCCCTATGGGACCAGGACAGGCTCAGCCAG GCAGCGCTGACCCTGCACAAGCCTCGGGGCACAGCAGTGCACATCCATGTGCTGGCCGTGCATCGCACCTTCCGACAGCAGGGCAAGGGCTCCATCCTGATGTGGCGGTACCTGCAGTACCTGCGCTGCCTGCCCTGCGCCCGGCGCGCCGTGCTCATGTGCGAACATTTCCTCGTGCCCTTCTATGAGAAATGCGGTTTCAAGGCTGTGGGTCCCTGCCAGGTGACGGTGGGCGCGTTGGCTTTCATTGAGATGCGGCACGAGGTGCGGGGCCATGCCTTCATGCGCAGGAACAGCGGCTGCTGA